A region from the Aegilops tauschii subsp. strangulata cultivar AL8/78 chromosome 5, Aet v6.0, whole genome shotgun sequence genome encodes:
- the LOC109783335 gene encoding two pore potassium channel c, with the protein MDTEPLLPTTAPQPLHPLPEHATVSNFDLGPPSSPCPSPASSYKDRLIFGPHDTPPPPPPPPPLPSSARHYRRISVGHADPFRDYDHPSCSSSPPSDEEGQPQPTTPSLFNLISGRTNLHRSRTAPAMAPLSAAVLAASAQADHQNPPPPPRRPAIVLHAFLFLLAYLGLGVSFYAAFPANFTSSAGPTHPVVDALYFCIVTLCTIGYGDITPASPAAKLFAISFVLIGFGFVDILLSGMVSYVLDLQEHLLITAIKNPRSARKHRHNYIFDIKKGRMRVRMKVALALGVVAICVGIGATVLRKVENMGWLDAVYLAVMSVTTVGYGDHAFRTLQGRLFASGWLLVSTLAVARAFLYLAEMRIDKRHRAMANWVLSRDMTVSEFLAADIDNNGYVTKSEFVVYKLKEMGKISDKDIKMIVEQFQRLDSGNCGKITLSDLLQSHHLGHEPRDMKRGKNS; encoded by the exons ATGGACACGGAGCCGCTGCTCCCCACCACGGCGCCGCAGCCGCTCCACCCGCTGCCGGAGCACgcgacggtctccaacttcgacCTCGGGCCGCCCTCCTCGCCCTGCCCCTCCCCGGCCTCCTCCTACAAGGACCGCCTCATCTTCGGGCCCCACgacacgccgccgccgcccccgcccccgcccccgctgCCGTCGTCCGCGCGCCACTACCGCCGCATCTCCGTCGGCCACGCCGACCCGTTCCGCGACTACGACCATCCGTCCTGCTCCTCCTCCCCGCCCTCCGACGAGGAGGGCCAGCCCCAGCCCACCACGCCCTCGCTCTTCAATTTAATCAGCGGCCGCACCAACCTCCACCGCTCCCGCACCGCGCCCGCCATGGCGCCGCTCAGCGCCGCTGTCCTCGCCGCCTCCGCCCAGGCCGACCACCAGaacccgccaccgccgccgcggagGCCGGCCATCGTGCTGCACGCCTTCCTCTTCCTGCTCGCCTACCTCGGCCTCGGCGTCTCCTTCTACGCCGCCTTCCCGGCCAACTTCACATCCTCCGCCGGGCCCACCCACCCCGTCGTCGACGCCCTTTACTTCTGTATCGTCACGCTCTGCACAATTGGCTACGGGGACATCACCCCGGCCAGCCCTGCCGCCAAGCTCTTCGCCATATCCTTCGTCCTCATCGGCTTCGGCTTCGTCGACATCCTCCTCTCCGGCATGGTGTCCTATGTGCTCGACCTCCAAGAGCACCTCCTCATCACCGCGATCAAGAACCCCCGCTCTGCGCGCAAGCACCGCCACAACTACATCTTCGACATCAAGAAGGGCCGAATGCGCGTGCGCATGAAGGTCGCCCTCGCGCTTGGTGTGGTGGCCATCTGCGTCGGCATTGGGGCCACTGTGCTCAGGAAGGTGGAGAACATGGGCTGGCTCGATGCCGTGTACCTTGCAGTGATGTCGGTGACCACGGTCGGATACGGCGATCACGCGTTCCGGACACTGCAGGGCCGCCTTTTTGCCTCTGGGTGGCTTCTCGTGTCCACGCTAGCCGTGGCACGGGCATTCCTCTACTTGGCGGAGATGAGGATCGACAAGAGGCACCGTGCAATGGCCAACTGGGTGTTGTCCAGAGACATGACCGTGTCAGAGTTTCTCGCTGCAGATATCGACAACAATGGCTATGTCAC GAAATCGGAATTTGTGGTTTACAAGCTGAAAGAGATGGGGAAGATTTCGGATAAGGACATCAAGATGATCGTGGAGCAGTTCCAGAGGCTGGACTCTGGAAACTGTGGAAAGATCACGCTTTCGGATCTCCTGCAGAGTCATCACCTGGGCCATGAACCTAGGGACATGAAAAGGGGGAAGAATTCGTGA
- the LOC109783332 gene encoding uncharacterized protein → MQIQVRCGCGEAACPEWAVVEVQGVLQPQPCFSGRIQGLHIGRLCSTSSAPTSKGGYTFTVGYHELAGSKVTLKKPLLVLRKKKNDNGDTGELGQGGPAAAAEVELEVIGIIRHKILFKDRPKALISKPVPKEKKALPAAATPSTVPPAS, encoded by the exons atGCAGATCCAGGTCCGGTGCGGGtgcggcgaggcggcgtgccCGGAGTGGGCGGTGGTGGAGGTGCAGGGCGTGCTGCAGCCGCAGCCCTGCTTCTCCGGCCGCATCCAGGGTCTCCACATCGGCCGCCTCTGCTCCACCTCCTCCGCCCCGACTTCCAAG GGCGGGTACACCTTCACCGTGGGGTACCATGAGCTCGCCGGCTCGAAGGTGACTCTCAAGAAACCCCTGCTTGtgctgaggaagaagaagaacgaCAACGGAGATACCGGCGAGCTCGGCCAAGGtggaccggcggcggcggcggaggtggagCTGGAGGTGATCGGTATCATCCGGCACAAGATTCTCTTCAAGGACCGCCCCAAGGCTCTCATCTCAA AGCCGGTGCCCAAGGAGAAGAAGGCCCTGCCGGCAGCGGCGACCCCATCAACCGTGCCTCCCGCTTCCTGA